Within the Methanobacterium sp. genome, the region GAGCTATTAACTTATCAGCATGATTCAAAATATCATATCCAAAAAATAAATCATAAATTTTCTTTAACAATTCATTACTGAAAAAAGGTAATACCGATCCATGTGCTTGTAGACTATATGGTATTTTAAATCTTTTTGCATACTTGTGGACTACCCAATTTTGGTATGTTCTAAAATCTTGGAGATGAATTACATCATAACTCTCTAAATTTTCCTTTAACCAAATTTTCATGGATGGAGAATAAATAAAATTAAACTTGGAGGAAATAGTTTTAAATTTTATTATTTCAACATTTTCGAGGCCCTTAGCAAAATCTTCATCAAAATCAAAATCTGTAGTGATTATGGTAACATCATGTCCCCTACAAATCAATTCCTTGGTAAGATTGTAAGTAGACTGAACAACACCACTCCTTGGAAAAAACCATTCAATAACTTGAAGAATCTTCATATAATCTCCTTATTTAATTGAAATTTAATTCTTGAATCAGGAATCTATATTTCCCACGTGAAGTTCTAGGAATTTCATCCACAAATTTAAGTTCTAGCGATAAATCTCCTAATTTCTTCATAAGCTCTGTATGAATATACTCACTGTCTTTTTGGATGTATGAAGGTTTCTTCACTATGTTTAAGATAACTTCACCAACTTTGTCTTGATGAAATTGGAATTGTTCAACATTGTCAAAGACATTTGAATGCATATTTAGAGCAGTTATCGGTATTAAACGATGCTCATTAGCAATTATGAATTCTTGAACCCATCTTCCTTTAACATCTTTAATTTGTTGGTAATTTCTTTGACATTTGCATTTTTTAGTTGAATATGTCGCTAAATCATCAGTTTTATACCTAATAAGGGGCATAACATAATTTGTTAATCCGGTTCCAACAATTGTTCCTATTGCATCATCACTTTTAACTTTTTTCCCCCCATCATCTACTAATTCAAATATTCCGTACTCGGGGAATATATGATAGTGATTGCTTTTTTCACATTCACCTGCTAAAACCGTTCTTTCAGAATGACCATACCAAGTATATACCCTACAATCTAATACTTTTTCCAATAGTTGTCTTTGATGAGGATAAATATTTTCAGATCCGCATAAAATAGATTTTACACTTTCAAAAGGTTTTATATCATTTTTTTGCATATAATACGCCAAAATTGTAATTGTTGAGGGGTAAGCTTGGATGAAACTGGGTTTGAATTCTCTTATTTTTTCAACATAATGACCTAAATTTGCATCAGTCATGTGATAAGACGATAATACTAACCAACGACCAAAAAATGTATTTTTCCAAAATATTCCTTTCTTAGCCGATTCAACTGTATCTCCTTTAAGTATCAAACACTTATCACGGAAATTATAGCCTACTCGATCCCATAATGTTTTTATGAAAGCCCATTCTATTGCCCTCGAAACACCTTTTTCATAATAAAACCCTAATGGAACCCCACTGGTTCCTCCAGTAGTAACATATTCAAATCTATTATTTGGAACATTTTTTGCCTTTAAATCGTTCAAATTTTCTCTTATTAATTCCTTTGTTAAGAAGGGTAATAATTCAAGATCATTAAAATCCTGAATTTCGCGTGGTTTAATACCCCTTTCATTAAAAACTCTGGTATAATACGGAACGTTCTCATAAGAATGATGCAATAACTCTTCCAGCCTATTTAACTGGTATTCTTCAAGCTGATCCTTACTCCAAAATTGCGACTCTTTTAAAAAATTATATGTCTTTGAAAAAGAACTATAAGCTGAAAGGAGACCTAAAGCCTTAAAAGTTATTGAATCGCTTACGCCCATTTATTCCAACCCGTATTTCTTCTTATACGTTCCAACAATATCTTCCATCAACTTAGTAGCTTCCAATCCTTCCTGAGCAGCTACAGGAAGCGGATCTCCATTAAGAATGCTCTCCACGAATTTTTCAACCACAATCTCTGTTCCAATTTTTTGCCTTCCAGAAAGAACATTTATTGTGGTAGATAATGTACTACCAATTCTTTGCCCTACATGACCTAAAGATTGTTTGGCAACCGGCATATAACTCAATTCACCAAGTTTATGCTTAACTAGTTGCATCGCATCCAAGTCTATATGTAACATGGCTTTACTGCCAATGATATCAATTGTTGCAGCCCAATAATTAGTGGTATATGTTAAAGCTACTGAACTGAATCCATTTTCAGCTTCGATCTCTATCCTGAAATCATCATGCGGCGCCCAATCATAATTCAAGAAACTCTTTGCGAATACATCAACATTTTTTATGTTTTCCAAAAACTCAAGTGACATGTAAGATATGTGTGGTCCTGTTTCCCCAATCACTCCCCCCGGGAGTTTATGATACCAATGATCTTTAAGATCAATCATATCATGTTTTGGAGTGGATAAAAATATTCTCATACCTCTAAATTCACCAATTTCGCCCTTATGAACCATTTCTTTAGCTTTTATGAATGGCGGGTGGAAAAGATCGTTGTGAACTACAGAAAGCTTCAAATCTTTTTCTTCAGCTATTCTTATCATCTCTTCACAATCAGAAGCGTTGAGAGCCATTGGTTTTTCCATTATTACATGAGAACCACTTTCCATAGCCTCAACTGCTATTGGTGCGTGGATTTGGGGAGGAACACAAATGTCAACAATATCCAGATCTTCATCTGCAAACATTTTTGAAGTTTTAGTGTAAAAATTTGGAACCTTGAATTTTTCTGCTGTTTCTCTTGCTAAATCTTCATTTAAATCACAAACTGCTTGAAGTTGAACACCTTTAAGTTTTTTATATGCAGGTATATGTCTTAATTGTGATATTAAGCCACAACCTACGACCCCTACTTTAAGATCGCTCATTTAATGCCCTCCTAATTTTCCAATTTTATTCTTTTCTCAAATAAATCCGTAAGTTTTTCCCAGTCATTGTGTCTTACAAACTTCCAGGATTTTTCGCCTTCTTTTTCAATATTCATGTTAATTGATTTTGAAACTACATCTTTCGAATTTTTAACATAAACCACACCATTATTCTCCCCAAATTCAGCTATTACACCAGGTAAATGAGTAGTTATCACAGGTTTACTCATGGCCATATATTCATAGATTTTTATAGGTACTATATCTTGCATT harbors:
- a CDS encoding Gfo/Idh/MocA family oxidoreductase, which encodes MSDLKVGVVGCGLISQLRHIPAYKKLKGVQLQAVCDLNEDLARETAEKFKVPNFYTKTSKMFADEDLDIVDICVPPQIHAPIAVEAMESGSHVIMEKPMALNASDCEEMIRIAEEKDLKLSVVHNDLFHPPFIKAKEMVHKGEIGEFRGMRIFLSTPKHDMIDLKDHWYHKLPGGVIGETGPHISYMSLEFLENIKNVDVFAKSFLNYDWAPHDDFRIEIEAENGFSSVALTYTTNYWAATIDIIGSKAMLHIDLDAMQLVKHKLGELSYMPVAKQSLGHVGQRIGSTLSTTINVLSGRQKIGTEIVVEKFVESILNGDPLPVAAQEGLEATKLMEDIVGTYKKKYGLE